From Plectropomus leopardus isolate mb chromosome 4, YSFRI_Pleo_2.0, whole genome shotgun sequence, the proteins below share one genomic window:
- the sp2 gene encoding transcription factor Sp2 isoform X1 has protein sequence MSEQQDSMATTVAVSPSEYLQPSTASTQDAQPSPLALLAATCSKIGPPAAQAPVTSPPAQPQPRRLLPIKPAPIAPAPPKNLGFLSAKGNVIQLPAGLGSTAPGSPIVLTIQQSPARTNASAPANIQYQMVPQIQGAQTIQVMPQGGQIQLIPGTNQAIITTPMTVPAPAAAATPVTPQKTVAIKPSPKLRKPNNSAANMVQLPSGLTLPLNVATGEVGGAQFVTETAAAPPTPGKARRGRKKKVVLAAQPAPPPPAQAASPPPEQMETILIEAGDNIIQAGNNLLIVQSPGQPAMVQQVQLVQSKPESQVVQIPQQALKVVQAASATLPPVPQRQSVPSSLQVSQADPSPTQIIFKTATGEWQSIQLQDSISQTTTPTTSVVTTTTSPPAGAKRTPTGGRKERTLAKIAPAGGMIQLNTPQLSSATQAVQTISINGVQVQGVPVTITNAGGQQHLTVQAMQGAGLQLAATPNQPAIQVDQTLTLELPGQPGEKKRRMACTCPNCKDADKRPGEVGKRKHICHVPGCEKTFRKTSLLRAHVRLHTGERPFVCNWVFCGKRFTRSDELQRHARTHTGDKRFECNQCQKRFMRSDHLTKHYKTHINTKNL, from the exons ATGAGCG aACAACAGGACAGTATGGCCACCACTGTTGCTGTCAGTCCCAGTGAATACCTTCAGCCCTCCACCGCTTCCACACAA GACGCCCAGCCCTCTCCGTTAGCCCTCTTAGCTGCCACCTGTAGTAAAATCGGCCCCCCTGCTGCTCAGGCTCCTGTCACCTCTCCTCCAGCGCAGCCGCAGCCTCGCAGGCTCCTCCCCATAAAGCCGGCGCCGATCGCGCCCGCTCCGCCCAAAAACCTGGGTTTCCTGTCAGCCAAAGGCAATGTGATCCAGCTGCCCGCCGGCCTGGGCTCCACGGCCCCGGGCAGTCCCATTGTGCTCACCATCCAGCAGAGCCCGGCCCGCACCAACGCCTCAGCACCCGCCAACATCCAGTACCAGATGGTGCCGCAGATCCAGGGCGCCCAGACCATCCAGGTGATGCCACAGGGGGGTCAGATCCAGCTCATACCGGGCACCAACCAGGCCATCATCACCACTCCCATGACCGTACCGGCCCCCGCTGCCGCCGCCACTCCAGTCACGCCGCAGAAAACCGTAGCCATCAAGCCCTCCCCCAAGCTGCGCAAGCCAAACAACTCCGCTGCAAACATGGTGCAGCTGCCCAGCGGGCTCACGCTGCCGCTCAACGTGGCGACCGGAGAGGTGGGCGGGGCTCAGTTCGTCACAGAGACGGCAGCTGCTCCTCCCACCCCGGGAAAGGCTCGACgagggaggaagaagaaagTGGTTCTGGCTGCTCAGCCTGCGCCTCCTCCGCCCGCACAGGCGGCCTCCCCGCCCCCCGAGCAGATGGAGACCATCCTGATAGAAGCTGGAGACAACATCATTCAG GCAGGAAACAACCTGCTGATCGTGCAGAGTCCCGGGCAGCCGGCTATGGTGCAGCAGGTCCAGCTGGTCCAGTCCAAACCGGAGTCTCAGGTGGTTCAGATCCCCCAGCAGGCCTTGAAGGTGGTGCAGGCCGCCTCCGCCACGTTACCGCCCGTCCCACAGAGACAGTCGGTCCCCTCGAGCCTGCAGGTCTCTCAAGCAGATCCATCACCAACACAG ATCATCTTCAAAACCGCTACGGGTGAGTGGCAGTCCATTCAGCTCCAGGACTCCATCTCTCAGACAACGACCCCGACAACTTCGGTcgtcaccaccaccacctcgcCCCCAGCCGGCGCCAAGAGGACGCCGACGGGGGGGCGGAAGGAACGGACTCTGGCAAAAATTGCACCGGCGGGTGGGATGATACAGCTGAACACGCCGCAGCTTTCGTCAGCGACGCAGGCGGTGCAGACGATCAGCATCAACGGGGTCCAAGTTCAGGGAGTTCCTGTCACCATCACCAACGCAGGGG GCCAGCAGCACCTCACGGTGCAGGCGATGCAGGGCGCCgggctgcagctggcagcgACGCCGAACCAGCCGGCCATCCAGGTAGACCAGACTCTGACCCTGGAGCTGCCCGGGCAGCCAGGAGAGAAGAAGCGACGCATGGCCTGCACCTGCCCCAACTGTAAAGACGCAGACAAGAG GCCCGGCGAGGTGGGGAAGAGGAAGCACATCTGCCACGTCCCCGGCTGCGAGAAGACGTTCAGGAAAACGTCGCTGCTCAGAGCTCACGTCCGGCTGCACACCGGGGAAAGACCGTTCGTCTGCAACTGGGTTTTCTGCGGGAAACGTTTCACACGCAGCGACGAGCTGCAGCGGCACGCCAGGACGCACACAG GAGACAAACGCTTCGAGTGCAACCAGTGTCAGAAACGCTTCATGAGGAGTGACCACCTGACGAAGCATTACAAGACTCACATAAACACCAAGAACCTGTGA
- the sp2 gene encoding transcription factor Sp2 isoform X2, producing the protein MATTVAVSPSEYLQPSTASTQDAQPSPLALLAATCSKIGPPAAQAPVTSPPAQPQPRRLLPIKPAPIAPAPPKNLGFLSAKGNVIQLPAGLGSTAPGSPIVLTIQQSPARTNASAPANIQYQMVPQIQGAQTIQVMPQGGQIQLIPGTNQAIITTPMTVPAPAAAATPVTPQKTVAIKPSPKLRKPNNSAANMVQLPSGLTLPLNVATGEVGGAQFVTETAAAPPTPGKARRGRKKKVVLAAQPAPPPPAQAASPPPEQMETILIEAGDNIIQAGNNLLIVQSPGQPAMVQQVQLVQSKPESQVVQIPQQALKVVQAASATLPPVPQRQSVPSSLQVSQADPSPTQIIFKTATGEWQSIQLQDSISQTTTPTTSVVTTTTSPPAGAKRTPTGGRKERTLAKIAPAGGMIQLNTPQLSSATQAVQTISINGVQVQGVPVTITNAGGQQHLTVQAMQGAGLQLAATPNQPAIQVDQTLTLELPGQPGEKKRRMACTCPNCKDADKRPGEVGKRKHICHVPGCEKTFRKTSLLRAHVRLHTGERPFVCNWVFCGKRFTRSDELQRHARTHTGDKRFECNQCQKRFMRSDHLTKHYKTHINTKNL; encoded by the exons ATGGCCACCACTGTTGCTGTCAGTCCCAGTGAATACCTTCAGCCCTCCACCGCTTCCACACAA GACGCCCAGCCCTCTCCGTTAGCCCTCTTAGCTGCCACCTGTAGTAAAATCGGCCCCCCTGCTGCTCAGGCTCCTGTCACCTCTCCTCCAGCGCAGCCGCAGCCTCGCAGGCTCCTCCCCATAAAGCCGGCGCCGATCGCGCCCGCTCCGCCCAAAAACCTGGGTTTCCTGTCAGCCAAAGGCAATGTGATCCAGCTGCCCGCCGGCCTGGGCTCCACGGCCCCGGGCAGTCCCATTGTGCTCACCATCCAGCAGAGCCCGGCCCGCACCAACGCCTCAGCACCCGCCAACATCCAGTACCAGATGGTGCCGCAGATCCAGGGCGCCCAGACCATCCAGGTGATGCCACAGGGGGGTCAGATCCAGCTCATACCGGGCACCAACCAGGCCATCATCACCACTCCCATGACCGTACCGGCCCCCGCTGCCGCCGCCACTCCAGTCACGCCGCAGAAAACCGTAGCCATCAAGCCCTCCCCCAAGCTGCGCAAGCCAAACAACTCCGCTGCAAACATGGTGCAGCTGCCCAGCGGGCTCACGCTGCCGCTCAACGTGGCGACCGGAGAGGTGGGCGGGGCTCAGTTCGTCACAGAGACGGCAGCTGCTCCTCCCACCCCGGGAAAGGCTCGACgagggaggaagaagaaagTGGTTCTGGCTGCTCAGCCTGCGCCTCCTCCGCCCGCACAGGCGGCCTCCCCGCCCCCCGAGCAGATGGAGACCATCCTGATAGAAGCTGGAGACAACATCATTCAG GCAGGAAACAACCTGCTGATCGTGCAGAGTCCCGGGCAGCCGGCTATGGTGCAGCAGGTCCAGCTGGTCCAGTCCAAACCGGAGTCTCAGGTGGTTCAGATCCCCCAGCAGGCCTTGAAGGTGGTGCAGGCCGCCTCCGCCACGTTACCGCCCGTCCCACAGAGACAGTCGGTCCCCTCGAGCCTGCAGGTCTCTCAAGCAGATCCATCACCAACACAG ATCATCTTCAAAACCGCTACGGGTGAGTGGCAGTCCATTCAGCTCCAGGACTCCATCTCTCAGACAACGACCCCGACAACTTCGGTcgtcaccaccaccacctcgcCCCCAGCCGGCGCCAAGAGGACGCCGACGGGGGGGCGGAAGGAACGGACTCTGGCAAAAATTGCACCGGCGGGTGGGATGATACAGCTGAACACGCCGCAGCTTTCGTCAGCGACGCAGGCGGTGCAGACGATCAGCATCAACGGGGTCCAAGTTCAGGGAGTTCCTGTCACCATCACCAACGCAGGGG GCCAGCAGCACCTCACGGTGCAGGCGATGCAGGGCGCCgggctgcagctggcagcgACGCCGAACCAGCCGGCCATCCAGGTAGACCAGACTCTGACCCTGGAGCTGCCCGGGCAGCCAGGAGAGAAGAAGCGACGCATGGCCTGCACCTGCCCCAACTGTAAAGACGCAGACAAGAG GCCCGGCGAGGTGGGGAAGAGGAAGCACATCTGCCACGTCCCCGGCTGCGAGAAGACGTTCAGGAAAACGTCGCTGCTCAGAGCTCACGTCCGGCTGCACACCGGGGAAAGACCGTTCGTCTGCAACTGGGTTTTCTGCGGGAAACGTTTCACACGCAGCGACGAGCTGCAGCGGCACGCCAGGACGCACACAG GAGACAAACGCTTCGAGTGCAACCAGTGTCAGAAACGCTTCATGAGGAGTGACCACCTGACGAAGCATTACAAGACTCACATAAACACCAAGAACCTGTGA